TTAAACGATATTGTTTCAGCtcaagtaatttttatttcataaactggatGGTTACAACCCAAATAtgtgatatttttttcgaaattcgttaAACTTTCCGACTACTATCGAATAATTATAGGAGGttgtttaaggtttttcaaTCTCTTGGAGTGATCGCCTTGAACGAGATATttcatgtattttattttgtactcttacaaacaaaatatcactttttttaGATGATGAGAGCCCTAAACtaatattcagccctatcatgaattccatcgtaatcggatatttctacgaatcccgaaaaactgtatcatgaaatccgttcgtagtggaaaatctcatacaattttgcattacgaatttttcgggattcgtaaaattttccgcCGATTCAATTTTTGGGTTCCATTGTGTGGAATGCATATATTTCCTACATTACACTCATGCATTTAACGAGAAAATGAACACTGAATCACGGTCAAGTGACGTACTGAAGTCGGAAAAGCCTCTCGATATTTATTTTCCCGTAAAGCCCGTACTTTGAGGCCAAAATTGTAACTATTTCGGAATTCATCCATGTAATTTTACCACGATACTAAAATATATCGTCATCTAACGTGTCGAGtggattaaatttaattagtaCTTATCCCTTATCACGTCGCAAACGTTAACGACTTCCCAAAAATCTATTTAGAAGAAAACTCTTTATTAGCGTCTTCCCTCTTTAAAATTAGTCGTATTTTCAGTTTGCCATCctgtaaaatcaaattgatcCACTTAAATCCTTTTATTTGAAGTgcaaaagataaataataacCAAGTGAATACATCAATAAActacttgttctttttttgatggccattaaaagcaaaaaaatttgtaagaaaaagagcaacaagatttcttgaagattttaattttattatctttaGCGCGTATTTTGTCATTTGtgtattatatttaaaacttttacataAATCCTTTTCATTTGCCCATTTCATTATTCATTTGCAAGTTTAGCAAGAAGTCGAAAGACACATTTACCGCCCCCTATGGATaacctgaaaataaataaaatatgttttagagAAATCTTCATTGCAAaggaataaataaagaaatagagTAAATTATTATCAGATAAGTTTTGTTTAGAATATGAAGCTATCagcaattttgtttatgaagACCGTCATGATTTTTTCAtcataataaatacaatttatactTCTGAGACTTCGCTTGATTCTCGGGAAAATGCGAGTTTTCAGAAACATAAATCAATCAAATATGTACAATAATAATGTATTCTTAAACTCACCTAAAAATAAGACAATTGTAGAAACATTCTGAGCAAGAATAGGCTGAAAGACAAAGAGAAGATCAATGTTTACTTTCGCAAATTATATATAAACAATGTTAGTTCTTACCTTTTGAGATATAAAAAACTTCCTTTCTCTGGCTGCAATTCTAGAAAacaataagaacaacaaaatacgaacaatttaaaaaaaagtttttctttttattaattcaaaaagttgttaggttttttaaaatttcttaaagctCTTCTTGGCGCCTTGTCCCTTTGAGCATTTAAGCACGTTGAAGCGGACAGTCTTTGACAATGGTCGGCATTCACCAATGGTAACAATATCTCCGGCTTCAACATCCCTGAAAACGAGAAAATTCAAACCGTTATTTATTTATCGATACACACAAAAAACTAATGTattataaaataacttaaaaattcaGATATTTAGGTTTAGTAAATTGATAGTTATCAGCAATTGTGTTTCTGAAGACCGTCATGATTTTTTCATCATAATGAGAGTTTGCTAACTAAAAGAGTTATACAAATAAGAAGTTTTACCTGAAAGCTGGTGAACAGTGAACACTCATGTTCCTATGACGCTTCTCAAAACGACTGTATTTTCGTACAAAGTGGAGGTAATCCCTACGAATAACGATGGTCCTTTGCATTTTGCACTTACGGACAACTCCGGTCAGGATACGTCCACGGATCCTTACGTTGCCGGTGAATGGGCATTTCTTGTCAATGTAGGTTCCATCGATAGCCTAAGTAAATAATTgcacaacaacacaaaatatatcatttttaaaatgtacgaGAAGACAAACTTCATGAATCAATTCTCAAGTTCTTCATCATGCAATGAATTTGGGGCGAAAAAACGAGaaagtagtttttcttttttgttgagcGATAAGTTTAATGCTTACTTACCTCACGTGGTGTCTTGAAACCCAAGCCAACTTCTCGGCAGCGGCGAAGAGACTTCTTCTTGGCCAAGCCAGGCTTGTTCTTACGGTTTAGGTTGataccaaattgtttttggaAGGCTTTCTCGTTCtgtttagtgtttttttggGTTTGAGTTTTTCGTGTGTAGGATGTGTTGTTTCGTGTTTTTTATGGTGGCACACACACAAGAGAACGTGGGGTAAGGGAATGGAGGACAAAACCATGcaaagaaacaaagaaaaaccaTTATAATGGTGTCCGTGTAGTTTTTACCTCGGCTGGAGTCTTAAATCCAAGGCCAATATTCCTATGAAAACGTAGTTTACGTCTGCTCATCACAGACTTCCTGCGTACAACAGGAATTGTGAATTGCTTCCTAAACGAACGTTCAGTTtgctgaacatttaaaaaaatatattgaaaaattaatgtgGTAGCATTCTTTGAATATaaccttaaattatttatttgattttcttttcatattcacTTCGATTCTGATTCAACACGCGTGCAAGGAAAtacatgtttaaatttaatagatttCGACAATAAATCAAAGTaatttttacacaaattttgaactaatctgaaggaaatttattttactattgCATTTAACCACATTTtaactcaaaaactaaaattatttcaatttatttgtaaaataaagttcACAAAATCGCGGCTTACCTGATCGGCCATATTGATGGAAAGGAAAAGAGCGAAACATGCGAAGGAAGTTGAAACAGCGATGGAGGGAAATTTTTTACAGTGggatatttattataatttgagCTGAAGTTAGTAGCAGTTTTTTGGCTGTGTTCAGACATTTATTTTGTGCATGCTCACTGCTCAGCAAGTATTTGCTTAAGAGAacgtatataatttttatttaacaaaatgtggaaatttaaattgaaattggttTTTTTGACTACCAACCTATAATGCAGAAGTCAAGATTATAGTGACGGCAAAACACGTGcatctttattataaaatcttCGTCTGCTACAATGTTGCAAACTTAACAAAAGCTAAACATTTCtagtttattgttaaattttgcaCTATATGACATTGTGTAcgttatacacattttttttaaagaattatttaattttattatatttattttcaaaactatttacgACACCAAcgaaatacacatcaaaagagaGGTATTTTACTGTTCCAACTACAACTGCAAACTTGCTTCAGATATATTAATGAAAAACTTaagttacaaattttttaaaccgCCTACCACAAATTATGTTTCGATTGCTATAATTTCGCAGTCAAACCGTGAAAAAGGATGCGGTTTTCAATGTAAACATACCTTTTTATTGATGcataagtttcaaaaattaatgtttttcgaaaaaatcgtggctTTTTTTCTGCCCTTAGTTCTAGTGGAATTCCTAATTGTCAAGTTGCTGCgttttttatatgtttatataaatattttctttaaacataaaataagaatGTGAAGTGTTTCATATACCTAACTTCCGgttaagcaatttaaaatttcccaCTTAGCATTTATAACCTTATCAATGTCGGTAATGATGTACGTTTGCAGTTTTAACCATTACTGTAGCTAAAcagatgtttttgacatttcatatcatcagtcaagtatttttttattacaaaataatttttaaaattactgcaCTTACTCGGTTAGCTAATCATTGCAATTTCATATTAAATACTCAAAAAGTCAATAGATAAAATAATTCACTATGGTTGTTCATGCGGAAGCAAAACCAATTGAAACTGATGACCAGAACAGCGTGGACCCAGAATCAGCTCCCGGCAAGGGGCCAAAACAATGGGGTTACGACTTGTATCCCGAGCGGCGAGGTGAAACCTACAAACCTAAGTGGTCCAAAATTCTTATGGGCATGGAAGGCACCGAGAATATGGACAAAATCAAATGTGAACGTAATGTCTATTGGTGTATCAAAAATAGTCCTTTGGTCAAATTGATGATGGGCGCTTTGAAATCGTCCGGTTGCCCAATTGACATTCGCCGGCATATTTCATGTGAAGTGTGTGATCCTTCAGTTACAGGCGGCTACGATCCGGTTATGAATCAAATTGTTGTGTGTCAGAATATGGCCAGAAAAGAGGGTATGGTTCAGGGAGTACTTACACACGAAATGATTCATATGTTCGATTACTGCAATAACGAtttggatttcaaaaatatcgATCATCTAGCCTGCACAGAGGTGCGAGCGGCCAATTTGGCTCATTGTTCGTTCTTGAGTGCAATGTTCCAAGGTGATGCTTCGCCGTTTAACATAAAGGAAGCACACAAGGTTGGTTGTTTTTCTCTCTTtgacacagtttttttttattgagaataTATTTTACTTGGTAGAAATGTGTTAGAACCAAAGCGTTATATTCGGTATTGGCTGTGCGAAATACAACTACCGAAGAGGCTACCGCAGCTGTTGACCGTGTCTTCCCTAAATGCTATGCTGATTTAGAACCAATTGGCCGAAGAATACGAAGGAACTCGACAGATCAGCACAAAGCATACATGGAAGGTCCAATGTATGGATATGATGTTTAGTAATTTGAAGGGTGCATCGATTTGTGATGATATTTGAGcagaataaatttaagttttatttaaatatgtgtttaattttgtttagattagAAAAATAGATTTCAGGCTTTTTGAAAGAACTTTTTGGTAGTGTTTTACAGAGATTGCATCTTTGAATTGCCGTTGAAAAGTTTACCATTGTCGAGCTTGACTATCTCAGTTAGTTAGTTTAGTAGCGGCATTTATTTTCCTTACAGGAAGTTAAGTATTTTGTctccataaaataaaacagaattaagcAGAGTTAATTATCATGAAGTGAGTTTTTACGTGAAATGTAGAtcacaaataaaacacattttaccattaacattaaaaactgaaaaaaaactagTGTGGTCATACAACAAGCTGTCAACTGTGCCAATGCAAAATGGGAATGTGTCCTTTTTCACCGAATAGTTTTGTCAGTGTCTTTTTtcattatgaaaacaaaactttgatttcgaaatctgcagcaattttactttgaaaatagaATCACCAACGAATCAGAATCAAATTTCTATAAACTGGTAAAATATTCTGCAATCGTAATTTCTGAGAAAACTATATTCAAATCTGAGCCTCATTTGAATTAGATATATACATAAGTTATTTTCTGCATacgaaaatatttcatattaatATCAAAACTATTCTTAGATCAGATTTGagactaaaaaaaacacttctcaTATAATGCTTTACCTTTTGTATAGATCAATCGATTGAGTTACATTAAATCTTTATCTTCATGATCCTAACCATTCGATGTTCGGCGCTTGGGATatccttttctttttaactCGGTTTAAACTACACAATCTCATTGTGAACATAAAGAaggaagattattttatttacaaacggaattttttctcatttttatttcctttacaTACAATCGATAtgtattataagataaaaaactACATATCTAGAATTTAATACgcatttaaaatgtcaaatacataataattttatttattacataaaaaaatagaagatcATAAAATCTGTGGAGCCTTGTGCTACATATGCTACATACCAAATAAAGCTCGACacaatcaataaaataacataaaaataataaaactataatTAATACTTGCCACACAagtcttttttttcactttgaacaaaaaagaaaaacaaaacaacacacatTCACCACCATTCTCCCCtcgattgtttttttgttgtttcttctcTATCATAAGgagtaaagaaaaaactcccATCAGATTCATTGTTGCTTGACTTGAATTGAGGAACTTATTTCATTCGGGCTCAAACCGATATCCTGAAGCATGGTTATAAGTTTTCGATTTTGTCGCAATATAACTACCACCTCTTTCTGTTGCTCTTGAATAaactaaaaaaccaaaacttttttttattgatatcaGGATATGCAAGTGTATTCCATATTAAACTTACTTTCATGAAATTTTTCTGTTCGTTTTTGGAGAGCTTGTTTATTTCATCATTATCCTTGTCttctttttgttggattttcaaATTACATCGAATATCATTGAGATTACCGCGTACCGATTGTAGTTGCCGGTCACAATCTCGAACGTCTTTTTCGAGAATTTGTGACTTTAGATAGACGGTCTGGGCTAGTTTATACCAATCGGCAAGACATTCGGCCATATGAGCTACAGATGGTTTGACATCATCCAATAGGAGCGACTTAATTCGTTTGCCATTTCTGTCAACCTTTGAATGAAGTATTTGTgaaaagtaattcatttatgtaTTCCAAAAAGTTGCATATAGGAAGATATTCTCTTGATGAGTCTTTTAAGTCCGTTAGTTAGTTTTACCTCAAACcgactttattatttaaataaaaaaagaaaagatatacatacttttattttttcgagaGCATGAAACTGTTCATCGTTATAAGTGAGAGTTCTAGTTGCTCTATCTCGAAGTAAATGTTGCCATGAATCCCTCAAACGATCAATTAGATATTTGGCTTTTGCACTAGAACGCGCTTTACATGCACATATTTTTCCATGCATAGCTGAACGCCATTCCTcactaagaaaagaaaaaaaaattaatattgcagccttgtttgtctttttttactcaaatagaACGAACTCCCTTCAGTTGTGCTGGGGCTTATTTCATTTATGAACCTACTTCTGTTATTTTCCGGTCGGTAATAAGTTAAAACACAATTCAACATTGCAACGACAGAAAAAGGCTGAGATtggtaaagtattccacattcgtgtggttCTCATTTAGACCGTAGTCGGAGTCAAGCTTAAGCTAATTATTATTCCTAAATTCAGAgactatttctctagagcagaGTTCGTTTTAATAACCGTAAAACAAGTGAGGTTTTAAAAaagcttctttttaaatatttttcaaaatgcttacATTAATTACTGGGGGACTAGTCCAGAGATGGGAGTAATACTTAGGACGTATATGTTTTATATCTTCACCAAAACAACTAATCGAATTATAAATTATAGAGAAGAGATGGTTTATGTGTATAGGGAAGAGAGTCAGAGACCTATTGCTATAAAAGCGGTACTGCagatcattaagaagcttttgtaagatattttataacttaataattaatcagcgtttttatAACTTTGGAAAAAAGAACGTTTGTAAAATCGATCGATTAAAGGAAGGGGAAAAGGATTCGCCCTTCTTAGCTGAACAAATGCTGTAATTTTTGCCAATGCATACATTTGATTCAACGAGTATGGGGATTGCAAGCCTTTCTAGCTtgcttgaactttttccggttcCTGAGTTGTGTTTGgcttataacaacggaaacttattttttaatccCAATAAACTATGTATTTGCAACTCGAATTAAACTTTTCGtgataaaatttcttataaaaagaattaattttgtaatcattTCAGCACTGGACTCAACACCTCTATAGAGGAACCATAGTGActagttaaagatcctaaaataattattggcaGTAGGTTTTTTTCATATTGAGTTGTATTTTTGACTGGTGAATTTTGATATGACAAATTACCTGATGGTGAGGTGTGCCTTAAGGAGATAAAACACTTAGTGTTCTTATCAAAGTCTGTAGTAAGGAACAAGTCAAAAGTGTTTTGTGCTCGAATATTAACAAAAGTGGGATTTAATTCTTTAAGAACTGCGTTCCCATATTTAAAGCCTTACCTTAGGGTATCATCTTCGACAAAGTGTTTATGTAGCTGTGCAATAACATCGGCTGCTCGATCAAAGTTGCCTTtgatttcttccaaaatttttGGATCATCTTCAGGTTTTgcctacaaatttaaatttattattttttttggtaagaaataaaactaataaattaatttacagCTTTATTTGCATAAGAGACAACTTCCGCGTACTCGATCACAGTTGTTAATAATTCTTCAGAACTTTTGGTTTTTCTggaaaagtaagaaaaaaagttaaataagtgATATTAATGTTGTCGATGGCTCTTAGCTGCCTTACTTTTGTAAAAGTTTCAACGTTGTTGTAAGTGTTTCAATAAACTGTTGCACAGCCTTTTTAATAAGTATGTCTATTGATGTGAGAGTCTCTATTCGGCGTTTGCATTCATGACCAACACTACATGCAGCCtgaaagataaaataataacaaatataatGTAGGATCTATAGTGTAGGTCTTTAATAGACTTTTGGGGCTTTTTCCCATCTTTGAAAATAGCATTGCATATTCTGTTCTCAATATACCAAACTTGAGCATACAAGAAATAGTGAACAAAATATCATGGCTTATAAAATACGTTAATGGGATAAGCTCTATAAATTGCTCACCTTTGCCAAACTGGCATCGTTTTCTACCGAAACATTACTTGGAAATACTGGAAATTTTGGAAGTTCCAATTGTGTTGGTAGTTGAACATTATTATCTTCATTGCTATATAAGAAAATTGGATTTTCTCGTTCAGTCGGTGGAAATGCACTGgctaaaaaacacacacacacggaagattttaaaaaccaaGTTATCaagaaaattatacaatttgAAACGTACCACATAAATTTCCAAGTCTTGATTCCAAATGCTCATTGCAATATAAAAGAATTTGCTTTTCACATGGTACTTCAGTCTGAATGAATATGTGATCTTTGAATTCTTCAATTTGATCCTCGGGTTCGAGGAAAACTTCAATGCTGTCTGTGCGATTGATGAAGAAGACATGGAAAACTTTCTTCCTCAAAACCAATGTGACCTGTTGGAAGAATGTATCGAATGACCAAGTTTTCGTGCGATCTTCCTCGAGCAGACCAGCAAGCAGAGGAGTGACAAGGGTTTTTAAGCCGGCAGTTAAGTGGCAGTGTTGAGGTAAAGTTGTAGACCACTCAATTTGACCGTTTTCAGATAATTGAGTTCCCGAAATAACCCCTGATGCCTTTCTGGTGGTAATTTGGTGCATGGTTTCACGGTTTTTTCTACCACCGAAAGGACGGAATGGTAAATTTCCAGTTGCTACGTGATAGAGTGTAACTCCAATCGAccaaaggtcaacatttgcggTGAACGATCGGTTCACAGACCTACGAAGAACTGCTCGCTCATACAAATCGGGATGCAGGTACTCTTCTGTGCCATACAACGAGGCAAAGGGTTGATTCTCCTCCAATTCTCTGGCAGCACCAAAATCCGTCAGCTTGTATATGGTCTGGCCATCTTCAGACATGAATTTCATGATATTTCCTGGCTTCAAGTCACGATGAACCAAATTATTATCACGCAAGTGCTTCATTCCAGCACACAGATGCTCCAAAACAAGAAGGAACTCCTTCTCTGGCAGACCATAAGCATTCTCAGGATCATCTAAGATATTAAATAAGCTTCCACCCGTGCAGAGTTCCATGACGATGACTTTGCCTCGTCCCTCTTGGTCATCTTCAATTGCCAACAATTTCACAATATTTTCATGATTGACCTTTTTCAGAACTTCAAATTCACGCATTTGAACTTCCTGTGGTCGCATGTGGCTGTAGGGATTGAATGTTTTAACGGCTACCGATTCTCCAGTGTTCTTGTTAACACCCTACACATAAAAAAGACCATTGATAAGAGaaaaccacacaaaaaaaacaaactcataTTGTTTATGATTATGACTAATAGGAAATCGGACAAAAACACAAAGACCCTGAGGAGCATTTTAAGCACTGTGCTTTTTTTTACTTGCCTGGAAAACAGATCCAGTTGCTCCCTTTCCAAGCACACTTGTTGTACACCAAACATAATTGAGTGATCCCCTTAGAAATGACATACTTctcaaagatttcaaaatattaaaatgctaAACAGTTcacaatttattagtttttctttgtCAATGTATAAAAACTGCTTTCACTtttattacaataaattaattcagtatttcatttaatgcttaatgttaatattcaaattattttaacagtATAATAAACTATAATAACGATAAGTTATAGAAGTTTCTCAAGTTGCATATTGAAGTttacatttttagattttttctattgataaaaataaagggAACCCCCATGCAAATTTTCTAAACTGCAGCGTTGTTTTAtctaaatttcaacattttatttgacatttgacatcaAGTGAAGTCGAGAAATAATCAGCTGTCACATGCAGTTTTGCAATTGTACAGTTTGGCTGTAAAATATTATGCACTGCCTTACCGATAGAAAAGATACTAAGGCAGAGTACGGACGAAAAAAATGACTACcctcacttttttttataaattggtatTAGTAGCtcgaattttattatattttattgcaaaacttCAATAGCAAAATCTTTCGCCAAACACACCTAAAATCTGTTATCATAGTATAACTATAATATGTTAATAATTTActcgaaattttatttgaaatttcctTTATAAACCATCACaaaaatagttatatttttttcattaaaattcttacatttaatttttataatctaATCTTTTCATTTCCGATTAAAATTGCTTTGATCTACAAaaataactaataataataaaaacactaaTTGTACAATTTGTAAAAGATTTGTTGGTGTATTTTTCTTGACAGTTCATAAAAGATTTAGAATAGTATGCAATCAAAAATTGACGTTTCTGTCAATTTAGATCTTTAGAGCGTTAAACTAATCTAGtagtatttttgtgtttttatttttgtttaagctgtaagttggaattttcttgaaattgaaaaaaacttcgTTTTGCATAagatgaaatatatttaaattcaacattttaagcagtgtttcttgtagtttttatggtaagaaaaactgttgttggatttttctgaaaaaatactAGATATCAAATACGTcgtatgtcaaaattttcaattggaaaaattcgaaaatttaaatgtcatttgagATAATATCGTGTGATGTTCTCAacatttggtatttttaaaatagttatagAAAAAGCATAGAACATGCTCAAAATGTGTTATTATCCAAATCTGACCCGATTATAGGTTTGTATTTCTGTAatcacataaaataaaacagctgTTTTtagttataatatatttaatccATGAAAATTGTTAACGTTAAATAACTGTtatatttcaagaaaatatttatttatctgaCGATCCGAATTTAGAAGACGTATGTGAAAGACTGCTCGAACTACTACATATATcttcataaaaagtgctttcaaaTCGCTTTCTCTGTTCTTCAGTACAAAATGGGGGAACTTGCTGACCCTCAGGGTtgcatttgaataaatattcagCTAAAAAATCCACAGGGTCATCTGGTTGCAGCTCAGCTACTTTTAAAATGCCCTCAGTTAATGTGGGCAAAACGTATTTGTCTAAATATTGCCGTAGAGGTAGTGTTTTGATGCTATGTAATTCATCTTCATGCAATCGGATATCTTCGTAgtttttggtcttaaaaacaacaacaaaaaagtcttGAAAG
This window of the Eupeodes corollae chromosome 3, idEupCoro1.1, whole genome shotgun sequence genome carries:
- the LOC129950229 gene encoding 40S ribosomal protein S11 isoform X2; this translates as MADQQTERSFRKQFTIPVVRRKSVMSRRKLRFHRNIGLGFKTPAEAIDGTYIDKKCPFTGNVRIRGRILTGVVRKCKMQRTIVIRRDYLHFVRKYSRFEKRHRNMSVHCSPAFRDVEAGDIVTIGECRPLSKTVRFNVLKCSKGQGAKKSFKKF
- the LOC129950229 gene encoding 40S ribosomal protein S11 isoform X1, yielding MADQNEKAFQKQFGINLNRKNKPGLAKKKSLRRCREVGLGFKTPREAIDGTYIDKKCPFTGNVRIRGRILTGVVRKCKMQRTIVIRRDYLHFVRKYSRFEKRHRNMSVHCSPAFRDVEAGDIVTIGECRPLSKTVRFNVLKCSKGQGAKKSFKKF
- the LOC129950002 gene encoding mitochondrial inner membrane protease ATP23 homolog, which gives rise to MVVHAEAKPIETDDQNSVDPESAPGKGPKQWGYDLYPERRGETYKPKWSKILMGMEGTENMDKIKCERNVYWCIKNSPLVKLMMGALKSSGCPIDIRRHISCEVCDPSVTGGYDPVMNQIVVCQNMARKEGMVQGVLTHEMIHMFDYCNNDLDFKNIDHLACTEVRAANLAHCSFLSAMFQGDASPFNIKEAHKKCVRTKALYSVLAVRNTTTEEATAAVDRVFPKCYADLEPIGRRIRRNSTDQHKAYMEGPMYGYDV
- the LOC129951378 gene encoding serine/threonine-protein kinase TBK1 — its product is MSFLRGSLNYVWCTTSVLGKGATGSVFQGVNKNTGESVAVKTFNPYSHMRPQEVQMREFEVLKKVNHENIVKLLAIEDDQEGRGKVIVMELCTGGSLFNILDDPENAYGLPEKEFLLVLEHLCAGMKHLRDNNLVHRDLKPGNIMKFMSEDGQTIYKLTDFGAARELEENQPFASLYGTEEYLHPDLYERAVLRRSVNRSFTANVDLWSIGVTLYHVATGNLPFRPFGGRKNRETMHQITTRKASGVISGTQLSENGQIEWSTTLPQHCHLTAGLKTLVTPLLAGLLEEDRTKTWSFDTFFQQVTLVLRKKVFHVFFINRTDSIEVFLEPEDQIEEFKDHIFIQTEVPCEKQILLYCNEHLESRLGNLCASAFPPTERENPIFLYSNEDNNVQLPTQLELPKFPVFPSNVSVENDASLAKAACSVGHECKRRIETLTSIDILIKKAVQQFIETLTTTLKLLQKKTKSSEELLTTVIEYAEVVSYANKAAKPEDDPKILEEIKGNFDRAADVIAQLHKHFVEDDTLSEEWRSAMHGKICACKARSSAKAKYLIDRLRDSWQHLLRDRATRTLTYNDEQFHALEKIKVDRNGKRIKSLLLDDVKPSVAHMAECLADWYKLAQTVYLKSQILEKDVRDCDRQLQSVRGNLNDIRCNLKIQQKEDKDNDEINKLSKNEQKNFMKFIQEQQKEVVVILRQNRKLITMLQDIGLSPNEISSSIQVKQQ